Part of the Ignavibacterium album JCM 16511 genome, AGGTATAAATCAATTTATTCACTGACAAACAATTCGATCAGGAGTTAGAACCTTACATTCTAAATATGTTTTCTGTCGTTTAATATCTTGCCCAAGACTCTTATATTTGCAATGAAATTTTATTGATTATTCAATTTGTAACTGCACCCGTAGCTCAATCCGTCTTTTTTGTGAATGAAAAAATCCGGATAGGTTGGATAGAGCTTTGACTCAATTAAAATTATTGTGATTAATTTTTGAATTATTTCTTGCGCCCGTAGCTCAATTGGATAGAGCACCTGACTTCGGATCAGGCGGTTTGGGGTTCGAGTCCCTACGGGCGTACAAATCTAATTTATAATTATCAATGAAGAATTAAGAATTTATAATAAGTTTTTGGGTTATTTAATCATAAGCACATCTTATCTTAAAACACCATAAAATTTTTACGAATGATTTTTTCAGAAGATAAATATCGGTTTATGTATGCAGCGCTTCAGGAAGCTGAAAAAGCTTTTGAAGATGATGAAGTTCCAATCGGTGCAGTAGTTGTATATCAGGATAAAATCATCGGACGAGGATACAATCAGGTTGAAAGACTTAAAGATGCTACTGCTCACGCTGAAATGATTGCAATTACATCTGCATCAAATTATGTTGGCAATTGGCGATTAAATGAATGCAGCATTTATGTAACAGTTGAACCTTGCATAATGTGCACAGGTGCTCTATTGAATTCAAGAATTAATGAACTTTATTTCGGTACTTACGATACGAAATTTGGTGCCTGTGGCAGCGTTTGCAACTTAGCAGAAGAATTCAAGGTAAATCATAAAATTAAGGTTT contains:
- the tadA gene encoding tRNA adenosine(34) deaminase TadA, which encodes MIFSEDKYRFMYAALQEAEKAFEDDEVPIGAVVVYQDKIIGRGYNQVERLKDATAHAEMIAITSASNYVGNWRLNECSIYVTVEPCIMCTGALLNSRINELYFGTYDTKFGACGSVCNLAEEFKVNHKIKVYSGLMASESEKLLKSFFSKKRNKIFPMDGDNLV